From the genome of Gracilibacillus salitolerans, one region includes:
- the hisG gene encoding ATP phosphoribosyltransferase, which yields MKPVIALTKGRLEKQFLNFFAGLGYDVEALLEKGRKLQIETKEFSFFFAKGVDVTTYVENGIADIGVVGGDILIEHQPDVFNLFPLPFGHCRMALATKIDYQWPEQKKRIASTFTNITKSYFKEKGESVDIIKLEGSVELAPILGLADAIVDIVETGTTLKENGLVIEDEFLSFSARLIANRSSLKIKRDQLVPVIERFKEGARNV from the coding sequence ATGAAGCCAGTAATCGCACTAACAAAAGGACGACTAGAAAAACAATTTTTAAATTTTTTCGCAGGTTTAGGATATGATGTCGAAGCCTTATTAGAAAAAGGAAGAAAGCTTCAAATTGAAACAAAGGAATTTTCCTTCTTTTTTGCCAAAGGAGTAGACGTGACAACCTATGTAGAAAACGGTATTGCAGATATAGGTGTTGTCGGTGGCGACATTTTAATTGAACACCAACCCGATGTTTTTAATTTATTTCCGTTACCATTCGGTCATTGTCGGATGGCGCTTGCGACGAAAATAGATTATCAGTGGCCTGAACAAAAGAAGCGAATTGCTAGTACATTTACCAATATAACCAAATCATATTTTAAAGAAAAAGGTGAATCGGTAGATATAATTAAATTAGAAGGTTCTGTTGAGTTGGCACCAATCTTAGGCCTAGCTGATGCGATTGTCGATATTGTTGAAACAGGAACGACACTCAAGGAAAATGGTCTTGTAATAGAAGACGAATTTTTGTCATTTAGTGCTAGATTAATTGCCAATCGTTCATCATTAAAAATTAAACGAGATCAATTAGTTCCTGTTATTGAACGGTTTAAGGAAGGAGCGAGAAACGTATGA
- the hisD gene encoding histidinol dehydrogenase has product MIPLLSIEEFLAKAAPEKTNSQEQQKFLQAASTIIADVQEDGDQAVRFFIEKFDGKAPARFLVSEEERKAAWDAVDDEVIRALQRAADNIRAFHQKQLNSSRMMQAEGNVISGQLYRPIDRVGIYVPGGTAVYPSSVLMNAIPAVLAGVKEVNMATPVKDGEELAPILAVAADIAGVTNIFRVGGVQAIAALAYGTESIPKVDKIVGPGNAYVAAAKKLVYGDVGIDMIAGPSEVAIIADESASPAYVAADLIAQAEHDTNARAFLITTSQSLVEAVNQELVKQCQVLPRKEIATTSLQEKGAGVVVETLTEAFDVANRIAPEHLEIQVKDPLSYLSKVRHAGSVFLGHYTPEALGDYFAGPNHVLPTSGTARFSSGLSVDDFVKKTTYLYYTEEALREAGDDVVRIANQEQLEGHGLAVRKRLEEK; this is encoded by the coding sequence ATGATTCCTTTATTGTCGATCGAGGAATTTTTAGCGAAAGCAGCGCCCGAAAAAACAAATAGTCAAGAGCAACAAAAATTCTTGCAAGCAGCGAGTACTATTATTGCTGATGTACAAGAAGACGGAGATCAAGCGGTTCGCTTCTTTATCGAGAAATTCGATGGGAAAGCACCAGCAAGATTTTTAGTATCAGAAGAAGAACGAAAAGCGGCATGGGATGCGGTAGATGACGAAGTAATACGCGCATTACAACGTGCAGCTGATAACATTCGTGCGTTTCATCAAAAGCAATTAAATAGTTCTCGGATGATGCAAGCAGAAGGAAATGTAATCTCAGGCCAACTATATCGTCCCATTGACCGTGTAGGTATTTATGTACCGGGGGGAACAGCGGTATATCCATCGTCCGTTTTAATGAATGCTATCCCAGCTGTCCTTGCTGGTGTTAAAGAGGTAAATATGGCAACACCGGTTAAAGATGGCGAAGAACTCGCACCGATTTTAGCTGTTGCAGCTGACATCGCTGGTGTAACAAATATTTTTCGGGTAGGTGGTGTGCAGGCTATTGCAGCACTTGCTTACGGAACGGAATCCATTCCAAAAGTTGATAAAATTGTCGGCCCAGGAAATGCTTATGTTGCGGCAGCGAAAAAGTTAGTTTATGGTGATGTTGGGATAGATATGATCGCTGGTCCAAGTGAGGTAGCGATTATTGCTGATGAATCAGCAAGTCCTGCTTATGTTGCTGCTGATCTGATCGCACAGGCAGAACACGATACAAATGCGCGTGCCTTTCTCATTACAACCTCTCAATCATTAGTAGAAGCTGTCAATCAAGAACTAGTCAAACAATGCCAAGTATTACCGCGTAAAGAGATCGCGACTACTTCTTTACAAGAAAAAGGTGCAGGTGTAGTGGTAGAAACATTAACTGAAGCATTTGATGTGGCAAATAGGATCGCACCAGAGCACTTAGAAATCCAAGTAAAAGATCCGTTAAGCTACTTAAGTAAAGTAAGACATGCCGGATCGGTATTTTTAGGTCATTATACGCCAGAAGCCTTAGGGGATTATTTTGCAGGACCTAACCATGTACTACCAACATCGGGTACCGCTAGATTTTCATCCGGTTTGTCGGTCGATGATTTTGTCAAGAAAACCACCTACCTCTACTATACAGAAGAGGCTTTGCGAGAAGCTGGTGATGATGTGGTGAGAATTGCTAATCAGGAACAGTTAGAAGGACATGGCCTTGCGGTACGTAAACGTTTGGAGGAGAAATAA
- the hisB gene encoding imidazoleglycerol-phosphate dehydratase HisB yields MRTASKKRETLETQIEVSVNLDDPKEVSIKTGVGFFDHMLEAFARHGRIGLVVQASGDLHIDSHHTVEDVGIVLGQLIKEALGDKKSINRFGSAYVPMDEALGFVALDISGRPYLVFDAEFSNKKLGNFDTELVQEFLQAFAFQSAITLHAKALYGHNTHHKIEAIFKALGRSLGEAIRINPDIQGVNSTKGLIE; encoded by the coding sequence ATGAGAACAGCTAGTAAAAAAAGAGAAACATTAGAAACGCAAATTGAGGTTTCCGTTAACCTAGATGATCCAAAGGAAGTTAGTATCAAAACAGGGGTTGGATTTTTTGATCATATGTTAGAAGCATTTGCTCGTCACGGTCGTATCGGGCTTGTCGTCCAAGCTTCTGGTGACTTGCATATTGATAGTCACCATACCGTGGAAGACGTCGGTATAGTGTTGGGTCAATTAATCAAGGAAGCACTTGGTGATAAAAAATCAATCAATCGTTTCGGAAGTGCTTATGTGCCAATGGATGAGGCTCTAGGCTTTGTTGCACTCGATATTAGCGGACGACCTTACCTCGTATTTGATGCGGAATTTTCCAATAAAAAGCTCGGGAATTTCGATACGGAATTAGTTCAGGAATTTTTACAGGCTTTCGCTTTCCAATCTGCCATTACGTTGCACGCAAAAGCCTTGTATGGACATAACACACACCATAAAATTGAAGCGATATTCAAAGCGCTTGGACGTTCGTTGGGAGAAGCAATTCGAATTAATCCGGATATTCAAGGGGTTAATTCTACAAAGGGGTTAATCGAATGA
- the hisH gene encoding imidazole glycerol phosphate synthase subunit HisH — protein MIAIVDYGMGNVASVKTAFQRLGYDVEITDSVERLEAASHIILPGVGSFQAAVEEINQRNLTEPLRRLAKEKPFLGICLGMQLLFDQGYENGISDGLGLIPGEVNRIETEYILPHIGWNQLQIENNNQPFASFQDKHVYFVHSFQARTGQQYLVATAEYGTKVPGIVQNGHVYGMQFHPEKSGEVGVDLLKLFMEKTNGDRGQQA, from the coding sequence ATGATTGCTATTGTTGATTATGGCATGGGAAATGTAGCAAGTGTTAAAACAGCTTTTCAACGATTGGGGTATGACGTAGAAATCACTGATTCCGTCGAGCGTTTAGAAGCTGCAAGCCACATTATTTTACCTGGTGTTGGCTCATTTCAAGCGGCAGTCGAAGAGATCAATCAGCGTAATTTAACCGAACCCTTACGCAGACTTGCAAAGGAAAAGCCTTTTTTAGGCATTTGTCTCGGGATGCAATTACTGTTTGATCAAGGCTATGAAAATGGCATTTCAGATGGCCTTGGACTGATTCCTGGAGAGGTTAATAGGATAGAAACAGAATATATCTTGCCTCATATCGGTTGGAATCAGTTACAAATTGAAAACAACAATCAGCCTTTTGCATCGTTTCAGGATAAGCATGTCTATTTTGTGCACTCCTTCCAAGCAAGGACGGGACAACAATATCTTGTCGCAACAGCAGAGTATGGCACGAAGGTTCCGGGGATTGTACAAAATGGTCACGTATACGGTATGCAATTTCACCCGGAAAAAAGCGGAGAAGTTGGCGTTGATTTGTTAAAATTATTCATGGAAAAAACCAATGGTGATAGGGGGCAACAAGCATGA
- the hisF gene encoding imidazole glycerol phosphate synthase subunit HisF, which translates to MIAKRIIPCLDVKEGKVVKGTNFVGLRELGDPVEMASNYSKDGADEIIFLDISATNEGRQTMVDIVKRTAEQVFVPFTVGGGVRTIDDVNRLLKAGADKVGMNSAAVNNPQLITESSDRFGAQCTVIAIDAKRVGEKWHVMTHGGSKDTGIDAIEWAKEAESRGAGEILLTSVDTDGVKDGFDLPLTDTVVSVVRIPVIASGGVGKPEHFPEVFNKTDVSAGLAASIFHENTFTVKQVKDVCIDQGVNIREA; encoded by the coding sequence ATGATTGCCAAACGTATTATTCCTTGCTTAGATGTGAAAGAAGGAAAAGTAGTAAAAGGTACCAATTTTGTGGGTTTAAGGGAGTTAGGTGACCCGGTAGAAATGGCCTCTAATTATTCCAAAGATGGAGCAGATGAAATCATCTTTTTGGATATCTCTGCTACAAACGAAGGGCGCCAAACGATGGTTGATATTGTAAAACGGACCGCTGAGCAAGTTTTTGTCCCTTTTACTGTTGGTGGCGGAGTTAGAACAATTGATGATGTAAACCGCTTGTTAAAAGCAGGTGCTGACAAAGTAGGAATGAATTCAGCCGCTGTAAACAACCCGCAACTAATTACTGAATCTTCTGATCGTTTCGGTGCACAATGTACGGTGATAGCAATTGATGCAAAACGAGTAGGTGAAAAATGGCACGTAATGACACATGGAGGTTCCAAAGACACCGGTATTGATGCCATTGAATGGGCAAAAGAAGCCGAAAGTAGAGGAGCAGGTGAAATTCTGCTGACTAGTGTAGATACAGATGGTGTCAAAGACGGTTTTGATTTACCGTTAACTGATACCGTGGTCTCAGTTGTACGTATTCCTGTTATTGCATCAGGTGGTGTCGGGAAACCTGAACATTTTCCTGAAGTTTTTAATAAAACCGATGTTTCAGCAGGTTTAGCAGCATCGATCTTCCATGAGAATACCTTCACAGTGAAACAAGTAAAAGATGTCTGCATCGATCAAGGAGTGAATATTCGTGAAGCCTGA
- the hisIE gene encoding bifunctional phosphoribosyl-AMP cyclohydrolase/phosphoribosyl-ATP diphosphatase HisIE — translation MKPDFSKGLIPAIVTDYYTKDVLMLAYMNEEAFEKTLETKQTWFYSRSRDELWNKGATSGNTQEVHSIDLDCDQDTLLIQVVPAGPACHTGETSCFFNRVAEKETNFDASIIENVMKEVEERKTERVENSYTNYLYDKGVDKIGKKVIEEAGEVVIAAKNNNKQELTNEVSDLLYHTFVIMANQGVSLEDIKQELSNRFAKKGNSKGDRAEIQKW, via the coding sequence GTGAAGCCTGATTTTTCAAAAGGACTTATACCAGCAATTGTAACCGATTATTATACAAAAGATGTTTTAATGCTTGCTTATATGAATGAAGAAGCGTTCGAAAAAACGTTAGAAACGAAACAAACATGGTTTTATTCCCGGTCACGTGATGAATTATGGAATAAAGGTGCGACATCTGGAAATACGCAAGAAGTGCACTCGATTGATTTAGATTGTGATCAAGATACATTATTGATTCAAGTGGTCCCAGCAGGTCCAGCCTGTCATACTGGCGAGACTTCATGCTTTTTTAACCGGGTAGCTGAAAAGGAAACCAATTTTGATGCTTCGATTATTGAGAATGTGATGAAAGAAGTGGAAGAGCGTAAAACAGAACGTGTTGAGAATTCCTACACCAATTATTTATATGATAAAGGCGTCGATAAGATTGGTAAAAAAGTAATCGAAGAAGCTGGCGAAGTAGTAATCGCTGCGAAAAATAATAATAAGCAGGAACTAACGAACGAGGTTAGTGATTTGCTTTATCACACATTTGTGATAATGGCCAATCAAGGTGTGTCATTAGAAGATATAAAACAAGAATTATCCAACCGTTTTGCTAAGAAAGGGAACAGTAAAGGCGATCGTGCAGAAATTCAAAAATGGTGA
- the msrA gene encoding peptide-methionine (S)-S-oxide reductase MsrA: MEKKLEKATFAGGCFWCMVKPFDQWDGVESVISGYIGGHLENPTYEEVKTGTTGHYEAVQIIYEPEKISYQQILNLYWPQIDPTDDGGQFHDRGSQYRTAIFYHNEEQKQLAIHSLEELKRTNRFQKEIVTKILSASAFYPAEEYHQDFYKKNKEEYLEDREKSGRDEFMEKHWDKE, encoded by the coding sequence ATGGAGAAAAAATTGGAAAAGGCCACATTTGCTGGAGGTTGTTTCTGGTGTATGGTGAAGCCATTTGATCAATGGGATGGAGTAGAAAGTGTTATATCTGGATATATAGGGGGGCATCTGGAAAATCCAACCTATGAAGAAGTAAAAACAGGTACGACAGGCCACTATGAGGCAGTACAAATCATCTATGAACCTGAGAAAATATCTTATCAGCAAATACTTAATTTATATTGGCCGCAAATTGATCCTACAGATGATGGTGGTCAGTTTCATGACAGAGGATCACAGTACCGGACAGCGATTTTTTATCATAATGAAGAGCAGAAGCAATTAGCCATTCATTCACTTGAGGAATTAAAAAGAACCAATCGATTCCAAAAAGAGATCGTTACGAAAATCTTGTCCGCCAGTGCGTTTTACCCGGCAGAAGAATACCATCAAGACTTTTATAAGAAGAATAAAGAGGAATACCTGGAAGACCGAGAAAAATCAGGAAGAGATGAATTCATGGAAAAACATTGGGACAAAGAGTAA